A window of the Labrus mixtus chromosome 8, fLabMix1.1, whole genome shotgun sequence genome harbors these coding sequences:
- the selenop2 gene encoding selenoprotein Pb has translation MRSLSPLWLCAALPGLLWASYVSLIVEGDNDASRICKPAPYWEIKGKAPMQELLGSVVVVALLKASUQFCLTQASKIGGLRDKLKRNNMTEVSFMIVNEREAQSRAMYWELKRRASPGVPVYQQAPLQNDVWEALDGDKDDFLVYDRCGLLTFHIVLPYSFLHYPYIEAAIRATYQTNICNCSANYTSSSGHNSTIKNMTTQLNINSSSTTPTPQLETDDRDVDTTPMMSPKHHHYHHHHHHQSHHHQPLHPSP, from the exons ATGCGCTCTCTCTCGCCGCTGTGGCTGTGCGCGGCCCTGCCAGGTCTGCTGTGGGCCTCATATGTCAGTCTGATTGTGGAGGGGGACAATGATGCCTCCAGGATCTGCAAACCTGCCCCCTACTGGGAGATAAAAGGAAAGGCGCCCATGCAAGAGCTGCTGGGAAGTGTGGTTGTGGTGGCGCTGCTGAAGGCAAGCTGACAGTTCTGTCTCACTCAGGCCTCCAA GATTGGAGGCCTGCGTGACAAGCTTAAACGCAACAACATGACTGAGGTGTCCTTCATGATAGTAAATGAGCGGGAGGCTCAGTCCAGGGCCATGTACTGGGAGCTGAAGAGAAGAGCGTCCCCTGGTGTTCCTGTGTACCAGCAGGCTCCACTTCAGAATGATGTGTGGGAGGCTCTGGATGGAGACAAAGATGACTTCCTGGTTTACGATCG GTGTGGACTGCTCACCTTCCATATCGTGCTGCCTTACAGTTTCTTGCATTACCCCTACATAGAGGCTGCCATCAGAGCCACttatcaaacaaacatctgcaacTGCTCT GCTAATTATACATCATCAAGTGGCCACAACAGCACCATAAAGAACATGACAACACAGTTAAATATCAACTCTTCAAGCACAACGCCCACACCTCAATTGGAAACTGATGATCGAGATGTGGACACCACTCCTATGATGTCTCCTAaacaccatcattatcatcatcaccatcatcaccaatcTCATCACCACCAGCCCCTCCATCCTAGTCCCTAG